The Haliaeetus albicilla chromosome 9, bHalAlb1.1, whole genome shotgun sequence genomic sequence TCTCACCTCCCTGAAATAAATTCCACAAACACAATGTGACCAAGCGACAGTCCCTCTAACCTCACAAGACACGGGACCCTGCCACAGTCACCGACAACAACCCACAGGCTAAATAGTACAAGTTGAAGCAGTTTACAATGATATGTGAGTTTAGACATATCTGTACTGGAGCCCAACAGGTTGAGGGGAAAGAATGACAGTGGCACACAGGGTCTCACTACTTTCTCAGCACGGTCCCCCACCATTTTTTGCATTTGAGTATCACCACAAGTACCTCTGAAATGGCAGAAAGCAGGGCCCATCCTCTCAGTCAAAGGGGAACCTGAGCCTTTACAGGCAGCAAACGCAGTCTTGGGGCTCTTCTGTGAATGGACATAAGACCCTTTTGAATGCTACTCATTAGCATTGTGGCTGGCATGAACTGTTCTTCTGTGCCCCAGCTGATGAACACGAGCACTGTTGCCAAGTCtgctgataaaataaaaaaggatagGAAAAGCCTTATGGTTTTTGAAAGGGCCAACAGAAACTCAGTGTTCAAGGCAGCAAACACAATTTGCAGTAACAAACAGATTCAAGCCCAAGAGCAGCTCAGTGGTGATATTCAACCCAATTTTTCCCTTAAACATCTGCTTTTAACAGCAAAGAAATTGATAGCACTAAAGGCAACTAGGATCAAGCTGATGGGGAATGCTGCAAACTTCTCCAAACAGACTTCCTCATTTGCTTCATTTATCACCTACAGCCCTCAGCTCTTCCAGTTCCAGGCATGCTCCCCTCCACCTCGATTCTGCGAGCGGGACTAATTTTCATCAGAGACAAGGCAGGAGACTAATTGCAGTACACATTTCATTTGTGAAGGGACCCCAcgagaggaggagggggaagataGCTCTTTGCTTGCTCTGCCACCTAAACAGTTTGTTAGTGTAGAAATAAGTACAATGACAGCAAACTGATGCCTAAGAAGCAGAACCCATTAACCTAACATCCACCACAGTTCATACTCACCACCGTTTATACGCACCATTAATATTTATAAGGATGACGTGCCTCTTTGACAGGAACTTGTGCCTCCGACGACAACAGATGTTATACCATTTATGAAAGAAACTACTCAAGCATTTCCAATGGACCTTGTCCATGCTCAACATGTCTTTATCCCATGCTCTGATTATATTAGCCACGGAGAGCCTGGGTGACCTACTGACTCAAGCCCAGGAACATGGATGGCAGCACACTTGCCTGTAGAGTCCTTAAAACTTTCTGGAGTTGCATTATCTCTTTGTGGGTGTTCTTCTGGGAGCCGGAGACCTTTCAAATGCACCTGATAGCTCAAACAGAAGTGTGTGAGATATTATGTGGCAGACTCCCCCATCTCATGAGGATTTGCCACTTACCTGGGCCTCCAAAACGCATGGCAGGTAGCCAAGGCTACAATATTGTCTCCCGCAGTTGCCTTTGCCACTGTCACCACAGCTGAATTAGTGATCATACATGACCAACAAAGAATTAAAACCTGTTATTATATGCTGCATTATACTGCTCTATGCACGGACTTGCAGGAGAACACATGCAGCAAGGCACTGATCCCATTATCTCTGCTAAAACTATGCTGCTCCTTGGCTAAACTGTAATTTACATCACATGTGGGAGCACCAGCCTCTGGCAGGACAGAGCTCCCTGCTCTAGCAAAGGTTAAACTCCCACCCTCCATTGAGGAGAAATCAGTGCCCGTACACCTCCCCATCAGCAGACAGCAGATTGGCTTTAACGTGGAAAGAACAATATGGATAAGTTGATGGGTTTACCGAAATCTCCTTCAGGAACCACCATGCATGGGCAAGCAATGAGGTGTTAGACAAGGTATCtaagtaacattttcttttactagATTGCAGTtgacatttccattaaaatgcatGAGGTTATCATGAATCACTTCACCTAATGTGACGGAACTTGCTTAAAGTGGCGCAGAAATGTCAGATTATCCCTGTGGGCTAGAGCAGACAGCCTGCAGTGACTTCCTCCTCCAGAACAGCAGCTCTAGTAATGTCCTGATATTTATGgcacatacatttttatatgcCCAGCACAAACAGCTCCAGCATTTGTCAACTCATTTGACCTacagcttttcaaagaaaacacaaggagACATGCTGCAGATCAAGAGCTAGCAACGTGTAAAATACCTTGCCATCAGCACCCACCAAGTCAAAACAGAAATAGGATGTTAAGCCATGGCCAGCTCTCTCTGGCCATTCTTGGCCAAGATTTGCTAGCCTGCTGCTGGAGTGCACCCAGAAGTCCTCACCCTGTGCCTGCGGCTTCTTTGCTCAAAAACATGCAGATCTGAGGCTTGTGAGGAATCATTGCTGTTCAGCAGCCGCCAGAGTTTTATCACCCAAGTCCTGACACATTTGAACCAGGACTGAGGTGAATTCGGGAGCTCCTCCACGTTTTCCTAGATTAACGCTACAGCATGTCTAACCTAAGTTAGCGCTGAAACACAACCGATACAAACAACTGCAGTAAAGAGGCCTGACAGATTTGGGGACTGCATCTGCAGCCACAGCAGTGCAATGTTTCTTGTGTAAATCAGCAGAATTCACACCAGTGTAAAACCCACTGTTTGAACATCTCTGATTACACGTGCTAGGAAAAGCTAAGCTGTCTCTGAAGAGAAAACAAGCTCACAAACTCCTGGGGTTCATCTTTTACCACGTGATTACATACATTCAGTGTGCTAAGTGCACATTTTATAAACATCTGcgtgtgtgtatttgtgtggttttgtaCATGTCTGCTGACCTCATGTGCCTAGTTCTGGTTCAGAACAAAGATGGCTCCTTCAAAATCATGACACCCATTACTTCGCTGTAGTTTGCACCTATACaattgtcttttttcccctcctattTAGGCTAACTATGAATAAACTATACATAAAATGCAATCACAAGTGTCTCTACTCacttaaagacaaaaatgttaCATACCTGGCCTGGCCTAAGCATCATTGCTGCTTACTCTGCGTTAATGGTAACAACGAAAAGGGCGAGCCAGTCTCCGCATTGCGTTACATGGAGCGTTGGGTGCATCAGAAACAGGAGGACAGATTTAGTCATCCAGGCCTAGGTACATCCCACTGTGCTCCTGCCCGGTGCAAGGAAATGTGTCACCTGCTAAGCAAACTCTTTGGCAAAATTCAAGCattgttgctttaaaataaaaggaagaaacataACAAAAGcacctttctgaaaataaaatctcctGTCCATTGCAATACAAAAAGCAGAGTGGTCTGATCTTAGGTCTCAGCCAAGATATCCCACGTGCTAGCTTTATCTCTGATGTGCTCCTCTGCGATGGCCACAAGAAGATGGTGCTGAACATCTGTATCCTGGTTTGCCCCTTTATCAGACAGGGATTAGCGTATTGCAGGCACAGATGTTTATACGGTGCTTTAAAGATTACAAGTGGCATTAAGGAATAGTAGGACTAAGAGCTACGCCAGCCTTTCTCAGAGTACATGCCATTACCCACTGGACCACGCCGGATGAGTCAGACACCAACCTACAGATATGGAACAATAAGAAGTAACAGAGCCAGGGGACCCAGGGCTCTCTGTGCAGCTGTGGGCGCACCAGCTCACACCGGACCTCTCGACAAAGAAAACCTCAGCACCCCTAAAACCAGAGGGTTTTCCCTAGGCTTTTGAATAGCGAAACAAACCGGGAGtatgctggagcaggaggggagCTATACTGGACACGTACAGGGAGGCAAGTGTGCAGCTCCGCGCCGGCAATGCCCATTCAAGCAGGGGGACACATCTCCCATGTCCTCGGGCGGTAAAAACATGACATGCATTAGCGAGGAGAATAAAAGGAGGGAAACAAAGAAGCGGGAGCAAACACCTGTCGCTCTCCTCGGGGACGAGCCCTAATGCTTTTATTTGCCTTAGTCTGCCGGGGGAACTGCAGCTGCCAACTGTCATCAGCATCAAGTTACCCGCACAAAGCTAGCCTGCCCGGCTCTTTCAGCCGAGGGAGGCGGAGGGCTGCGACGCGCCCAGGGACGGCACCGAGCATTCGGGGCCCAGGGCCCCGCGGCGTgagcagccccccccgggctggggaagggctgcACGGCCTCGTCTCGGCCGACCGCCCAACAGCGGCGGCGCGTGAACGCGGCCTGAAACGAGCGCCTCGCCCCGGGCAGGCAACCGAACCCCGCACGGTCGCGAGAGGGCCCGGCTTAAAAGCCTCCCCGTCCATTTGGACGGGGGCAGGACAAGACGACCAGATCCGTCGTCAGTTGTGCGTGCTCGGGCCCAGCCATTTCGCGCTCCGCGCTCAAATCGGCCTCTTTCACGCCCGGGTCGTCGCCGACACCCGGCTGGCCCTGCCACAGCCGCAACCGCAGGCGCTGCCGGCAGCGAGAGGCACCGACGACCCTGAGCTCGTGCTCCGGCTGACGAACGAAGCGCGctcgccgccccccccccgccccccgccttTTCCCAAGGCTTTTGAACCCACAAGCGGTGGAGGGGTGGGATTTGGGGCGGTTTTACTGAAGGTGACGGACGTGCCCCCGAGGCCGCAGCGGGCGCTGCCACGCTGCAGGCGGGGGGCCACGTcgcctccccagccccccccgggcccTGCCAGCCTCCGCGCTGCTGCCCGGGCCGCGACAAGCCCCGGGGAGCGACGGGAGGGCCGCCCGGCCCAGGCAGCGGGGTCGTGCCTGCCTAACAAtgccggcgggggcgggcgggcagcgcgGCGGCTGACGCCAACCGCAGGCTCCGCGGCGCGCGCCCCCTTCGCCCCGCCCCGGCGCAGACAAAGCGCCCGCCTTCCATTGGCCCATTCGGCCAACGCTCCGGCGGCTGCCCGCGCGGCGCGGCCAATAGGCTCATTGACATGCAAATCGGAGGGTATAAGTACGGCGGCGCGGGGGCCGCCGGAAGGGACCGAGGTTCGCAGCGCGGGTCCGCCGGGCCGCGCCATGGCGCCCTCCTTCCGGCCCAGCAAgggccgcccgccgcggggggACGAGGACTGCGCAGAGGCCAGGGCCGACAGGAAGGTGAGCCGCAGGggcgccgcggcgggcgggcgggcgggcggcgggctgACGGCGCTGTTGTCCCCGCAGACGAGGAAGCCGCTGGTGGAGAAGAAGCGCCGGGCGCGGATCAACGAGAGCCTGCAGGAGCTGCGGCTGCTGCTGGCCGACAGCGAGGtgaggcggcggggcgggggccgggccgggcggcggggcccggggccGTGCTGACggccgcggcggccccgcgTCAGTTTCAGGCGAAGCTGGAGAACGCGGAGGTGCTGGAGCTGACGGTGCGGCGGGTGCAGGCCGTGCTAGAGCGCCGCTCCCTCGGTGAgtgccggcggcggcggcgggggggccggCCTGGCCCGCGCCTCACGCCGCTCCCCTCTCTGTCTCCCGCGGCGCAGAGGGCGGGCGGCTGCACCGCGAGGCCAGCGAACGCTTCGCCGCCGGCTACATCCAGTGCATGCACGAGGTGCACACCTTCGTCTCCAGCTGCCCCGGCATCGACGCCACCACTGCTGCCGAGCTGCTCAACCACCTGCTGGAGTCCATGCCGCTCAACGAGGGCAGCTCCCTGGACTTGATTGCGGACGTTTTGGCGGATCCTGCCCTCAGCCCTTGGCCTGGCAGCGAGGTGCTGGCCCCAGTGGCCGAGGCCTCCCTGGGCCTGgctctccctgcctcagcaCCCTCGCCTTCCCCTAGCGAAGACACCTGCTCCGACTCTGATGAGGTGGAGGCCGAGCTAGGCCAGACCGCCACCGTCAGACTGGATGCTTCCCGGACATGCGGCCTGCCTTCACCCGGCTTACCCAAATCGATGTGGAGACCTTGGTAACGGAGGAGCATGCGGGAGTCGATGCCGACCTACCTagcagggagagcagctggGCCCCGTGCTACCCTGCAGCCCTCTGAGCAGCGCCCCCGGACTGCCAGCACACATGCAGCTGGCATCGCTGCGTTTTGGGACTGCATCAGTGGCACTCTTACGCTGTCATGCCCTGACAGGCTAATAGATAAGCGTGTTAACATTTcatctatgtgtgtgtgtgtgtgtgtgatattTTGTAACTTTAGGGGTTATTTTTACCAGGggttggggcaggggggaggagggagtgggTTTTTAGTAGCAAAGCTCTTGGGTCGATACACAGCTGTTATAAAATAACCCTATCTCTTTCTCTTGGCCCTTATAAGTGGCCCaaatataattacttttttctttaaagaaaaagcccttctgcattttaaatccTGATGGTTAACTCCATGAGAAGCTCGAGTTAAGTTTGCATGCACAGTTTTAAGTGTTTTAGTGATAGCAAAGATCCCTGAAAGGGGTTGGTGTGGCTAGCATCTGTACTCAGTAGCAGTCTAGAGTCTCACCTTCAGTGAAGGAGAAAACTAGAAGCCTTGTGGAATTAGATGAACAGTTAAAAGACTTTGGTGGCAGGGTGCCTTTTAGAAATGAGAGTGTCTTTACGCACATTTTGCTTTTAGCACATTTGAGTTTTTTGTGACTTTATGTATATTAGGgtgtcaaatatttttatttttaatctttaataaaaaaatactgaattcacAACTGACTGCATGTATTGTGGAGTGTGATGCACTTCTAAccagtttaaaaaattaaaaacgtAGTCCCCTATTGTTAAGTATTAACAAAAGCATGTATATATTGTGGAAACAATGCTGGTAATTAAGCACTTAATTCTTGTACTAAGCATTGTTAGCTCAAGTATTGGAATTCAAATGTTCCTTTTGTTTGGAAGACACTGAAGTTATTGCAGTGAGCAAGGTCATGCTGGTTTAAGGTTGATCTTGGGCCATAGATTTCTGGGCTAATTTATCTGGATGCCAGTCTCAAACCTAAGCTACTTGATCTGCCACTGAAGGTGCTGCTCATGCATCTAGTCCTAGCTTCAGAAGCACTAGGCAAATCCTGTCCTGGGGCATGACTTCCCAGGGGGGTTGGGTCTGGTGAGtcgttttgttttggttgtCTGAAGTTGtttcagtttgggtttttttgtttgttttttttttttccctcttgaatGCAAAGTTGAGTAGACTGTGCAATGGATTTGGAAAGTATTctctaaaaaagtgtttctaaggggctgggggggatccTCAGCATTCTTGTACATGAGGTTTGACACCTCCCCTGTTCCTACTTTTGGGAGATGCCAGGTTATTTATTCTGTGATAGTACTTTTCAGAGAGCTGCCATtgtaaagaggaaaacaaaaaggattGTACAGCTACTTAATAGGTGGAAGCTCCCAAACATAGAACAAGCAAGAAAGGAAGCAATCTAACTACCAAGGGACTAGACATGTAACTGTTAACAACCCTATggaataataaaaatggaaactaaGATACTCATAAGACTTCTCctttgtaattttctttaagTTAACTGAGGTGGGTGTTCTTACTCAGAGATGGCCATCAGATTTGTTTGGTTCTTCTCATTCCCTTTTGTGCTAAATTCCCTTTGAactggagggagaaagaaaaaaactagcTGAGCAAGGGAGGTGAGAGCTGCTGTAGTGACCTTTCTGCTTTAGAGAGGGAGGTTAGCATTTTGAAGTGTAAATGAAGAAGGAGCCTGGGACACTTGCATGAAAAGTAACAACGCTACACACAAGATGACCTTTTGGACTGAGCCTGCACCTCTCTAGCCCTAGCGCAAGGCcaggtttatttttgtaaagCTACTTTCCCCAGCTATCACATATTGTTTGCTACTTCGCTCTCTGCTTCTGCTTAATTAGCCCAGATAACAATACCTCAACAAAATCACCAAGGCAAGTTCACATACACTGACATATAGTGTCACCCTGCTACACTAAGACGGAGCCCCTTGCTTTTAACATCCAGAAAACACCCCTTTCTGTAAGGTGCTCTCAAGAGGGAGGTAAAGCCACAGCCTGTTTCCTTAACAGGACAACAGCAGCCACAGCCCAGCCTGTGGCTCACAACAGCATGCACACACAGCAGCATTAGGCTGCAGACACTTGCCTGAGCTGGCTGTCTTCAGGTGTGACATCCAGGGTTGATCCTGGTCTGGTGCAGCCACTccagcctctctgctgctgcaggaaaacTGGAGGCAGCTTGGCTTGGCTTTGTTTCCATGAGATGAAAGACCCCCAGGTTAGGGCTCTTCTGTAATGCTCCTGTGAAGGAAAGTGCAAATCCTGACACTTCAGTGACAGAAACACAGCCAAGAGACAACACAGAAGTGCCAGCTTTGCTTCAGCAGTGGATGTGGGGTGGGCTAGCAGCAAAGTCATCTCTGCTAAGGAGCACTGTAGCTGTGTCACTTAACTTTTCCTGTACTGGCCCTGGAGAATCAGAACTAAAGCTGGCCTTCCCCATTTACCTGCTACCTTTCCCACTCCTGTGTACACGGCCGGAAGTGCTGTTGCGCTTCCCACACCCGGGGTAATCCTCACAGGCCAGTGGGCCCACACAGCTCCCTGCACATCTTGCCGCAACAGCTGGAGACCTGGGCAcatcccatccctgctgctgcagaaggaaagaggCAGAGGGGCTGTGAGCTTGCTGGCCACAGCTGCCTGGCCAGCTGCTCTCCCAAAGCTGGGATGGTTAGGAAGAGCCACAGCAGAGGAGTAATAGGCCTTTCCCCTGTGTACTTGGAGTCCCGTattagctgaaaagaaaaagccaggtCAAAGCAGTACTATTaggagttttttaaaaagtgtcaaaagcattttagaaatgtGTTAGcaatatggcttttttttttttaaatccacaaATTAGGTTCACAGAAAGTTTACATCCTCTGATTAGGTGTTGCTGGATTTCCCCATTTGCATTTCTGTACCTTACTGCAAAGGTGTCAAATCTGACACTTCCCTGACAAAGGCAGGAAGAGGTGAGCATTTCAGGGGTGGGACTGGAGAAGGGGCagcagggggaaaggaaggtTTCCAACAGCTCTGATGAAAAACCAGTGAAGCCTTTTCAAGTCCTTCTTTATAGAAACTGCCTTTATTCTTTTCCATTCCAAAGTCATACAAACAGACTAATCTGATCTGACAGTGCACTGCCTtgtaaaaggagaaaggagcagcACACTAACAGGAGGACTCTCGTTTGATATGCGGTTGAAGAATAGAAAGAAGGGCTCATTTTCACATCTCTTTGCATGTCAATCACTCACACCTGTTGCAGGGGAAAACTGCTCCTTGTTAGACCAGGTCAATGGGGAGGACTTAGGGCTCAAATCTTCTCCTAACCTCTTGGCAACACATACTAGGTTTTTTGTCAGAGCCCTCTGGCCAGGAGGCAAGATCAAGCTTTCACATTGTCCAAATCACCTTACATCTTCTTTGTCTCTGACTAGAAAGTATCATGTAGCTCTCTGCAGAGTTTTCCtctccaaataaataaatgtttcagtttctatgccaattaaaaaaataaaacaagaataaaaattcaGTCCAGCCCTCAGCAGTAGGGTTAGGGTATGCACGCAGACATCATGAGGGAAATTTCTGCTAAGCAGACAGTTCATTCCTGTCTGTAACACAGAGAGCTTACATTTCTTACCATCCAAAATGCTGTCATATCCTGGCACCCAGAGCCTTGCCACATTATGGTAAAGTCTTCACAGATAACATCCATAAGGAGCCAACCAGTCTCGACATCTCCAGCAGTTGGACCCCAGTTTCAGGATTCTTCCAATTTATGGGCCCATCGCCAAGCATAGctgtgcgcacacacacacacagaagcagGTCTCCAGCCTGTTGTCCACCCTGCAAGGACATTGGTGCAGACACATGGGTTTTACAAATCTGGTGTTCAGCTTTTGGAACACACAGAGACTTTTGCCCAGgcagctctttcttttctccagtgaTGAAAACAACTGGGCCAACCAGCTCATCTCCTGCTGAGTTTGCCCTGCTAGCCACGGCTTGGACCATGCTCCCTTGGACCACGGAAACACACGAGCCAGTATGGATGAGACCCAGGAGGAGAACATCTTCTTGCTCTACAGAGGGGCACAATGGTTTGAACAAGGTCATGCAGAAAGCACATGGAAAACTCAAGGATCCTAACAATCCAGTAATCCACCTGTCTTAAATAGAAGTCTATCCTTCCTCTGCTTCctaagacatttttattttcttgcatgaGATGCCTGGTTCCAAGTTGCATTTATACTCTTTCTTATAGAGATTTCCTGAGTCCACAGTTATCTAAATGATAGCGTCACTAAATTGTGCACTTTAAGCCTCTCAGGCTTCTGCATGAGCtaagctaaagaaaaagaaaagggggaaaaatagtCTCTATCCTTCCATGGGATTTTTAGGTCCCTATACAACATTAGCATTTCATTATTGTTTCCAGCAAGTGCAATTCATTGCACTGCATTTtaagaaggttaaaaaaaaaaatcaaagctggtGCAGAACACAttcaaacatgaaaatacaCCTTACAGCAGGAGACTTTAAGCTTAATTTAGTTAAACAAGATGATGACTGAGGGTGATTTGATTAGTTATACTGCATGTGTTATATTATACATAAGTTACATTGCTCACTCACCAGCTGAGGAGGTCATGGGTTCAAAAAGTCTTTTAATCCAATGAAGTAGAGCCTTAAATACCAAGAGCTAGATAGTGAGTCCAAGCTGTtgaaattagaaggaaaaagattgAAATTAGACACTGGAAGAAGCCatgaatttcctttcttttaaagtcaTCAGGTCAAGTGAGACAGAGTATCTTTCCAGAAGCAAATACAAGTTCTTTGGTACAAACAAAAACTGCTTAGTAAAACAACAACATACAAGCAGTTATATTAGCTGATCCCTTCTGGCCTTAGACTTCTTAAGCATAAAATTACCGcaatttgtggtttttttagttttaacaTTGATCTCAGGCTAAAATACAGGTTGAAAGCATTGTGAGTAGTTTTCTTTGCATCTGGGAAAGTGCAGACCGGGACACCTTCAAACATATGTTTGCAGATAGCTTCAGGAATTGCCCAGATTCATTCACCCTTAGCTGAACTCTGCAAAGCTCCTAGACCATTTAAGTACAAAGCAAAGCAGCCTAATTTAAAACCACCACCAAAGAGGCACACTTTAAAGTATCCTTAAAATGATGTGCCCATtgagaggaaagggaaattaCTGGGCATCACCAGGAGCCTGCATATCCACTCAGATATGTTTCAAATTGGGTTTCAGCTTCTAGTGGCCCCCTTTGGAAGccttgctgtgttttggggtttggacTCTCCATGACTAAAAGGCACACTAGtaaaacttcagaatttcattCTCCCTATCCTGAGTTCACCAGAACCAACCTGTGCTAAGCAAAATCACTATAAAACCCCTTCTACTGTCACCATGCAACAGCCTTTACAATCGGTGTTCCACAGATTGAGAAGGGGGCAAAAAGGCCAGAAGAGACACAACTCCATTATCAACCCCATCAAACTTTTCCACCAACTGGGAAAGGTTGTTCACAGCACCCATATTCCTCACCAAGGCCTGAATCATGCAGGTTTCCAGCGCATTTGCCTCCTTTGGGCCTGCAAATGCTATTTGGTGTTTATGACCAGCCTTCATTAAACAAGGGTATCTTCATTACTGATGGCTGACCCCCCAACATGGGTGGTATCTACCCACCCATTGCCCCTTTCCAAAAAAACACACTGATTCCTTTCCTGCTCAACAGACCCTCAAGCAGATGCCTGCAGAGTACCAGGAATCCAAGTCTACATGACATGCAGCTCAGCCTGGTCCAGGTTCTTTCTATCCTTCATAGGAATGGATTAACCAGCCAGAAAACAAGTGTAATTGAATCCTGCCATTCAGGCAGAGGGAGTGCACAGCTTCTTACCAAAATCTAAGGATTCTGGAGCAAATCTCTACTGAGTAGTTGCTACTCTCACAGCAGCTGCAAGCCTCCCAACTCATTAACCCCTCCACTGAACCAGCAGTTTCTTAATAAACAAACACAGGTTCTCAGAGAGGTCCATGACAGCAACATACAAGTAAGCAATGACATGCTCCTCAGGAGCTTTGGGATGCCTGTACAGAGCACCTAGGATGTCCTCTAGTTCCTGGAAAGCTTTATATGAAGTGACACATAATTTGGAAAGCTCCTGATGTGCTTGCTCTCAAAAAGAGGGTTATAAGACCCAAAGGGCACAACTACTACCACATCATACCTTACATGCACTGTGCAGACGCACAGAAGCAGCTGCCCAGAGCAGCACTATCATGTGGATGACAGGGACAACCAAGTGAACCAACAGGTCTACgcagctgcttttctgctgtggtGTGTTATCAGCAGCACTTGGCTGCTTAGCGGTGACCACGCTGGCTGTCACAGAGCACAGCCAGTCAGGGTGACTCAGTAACAGCAGGACAGACTGCACTTTCAATTGCTgcaggaagcaggaaaaatgattCACATCCTTTCAGCCAACACTGAACCAGAACATCGTTCCAAGGCTCGAAAACTCCAGTGACAAAGAGTCTTCAAAATACAATGTGACAACCCAAGATCCTGATGCCCTGTGCTTAGGAGTCTGTTCCCACCCCCATTCCTTCCCAGAAGCACCACTCCTCTATTTGTGAAATTATAATCTACTTCCTgcaccctttaaaaaaaaaacaaaaacaacaaaaaaaaccccaacaacacaaaacaacaaaaaaaacaccaacaaaacaacacacacagaTTCTCACCTCTCAGCTTTTTGCTAGAAGGTCTACTGGCTGCATTTCTAGGGAGGGCAAGTAGTAATCTGTTTGCTTTAACACCTTggaattcatttatttaaaacaaaaaatttaagAGAT encodes the following:
- the LOC138686830 gene encoding transcription cofactor HES-6-like, which produces MAPSFRPSKGRPPRGDEDCAEARADRKTRKPLVEKKRRARINESLQELRLLLADSEFQAKLENAEVLELTVRRVQAVLERRSLEGGRLHREASERFAAGYIQCMHEVHTFVSSCPGIDATTAAELLNHLLESMPLNEGSSLDLIADVLADPALSPWPGSEVLAPVAEASLGLALPASAPSPSPSEDTCSDSDEVEAELGQTATVRLDASRTCGLPSPGLPKSMWRPW